Genomic DNA from Salvia miltiorrhiza cultivar Shanhuang (shh) chromosome 1, IMPLAD_Smil_shh, whole genome shotgun sequence:
TATAAAGGATTAGTTAAGTAATCATACTACTTGACACTTGTACTTGAATTTCAAGCTCCATAGTATACTAAAAGCATATCCTTGTGAGTTGTGGCCGacattattgttattgttatatCTTTATGTATCTTGATGCTTTGGAGTTTCTGGCTTTTAAACATTGTATTGATAGATGTTGATAAATTCAATCATGAACGCAGATGCTATATTCCAAGAAAATCAAGATTCATTGCCATTGAGTCCATTGTTACACAATGCAACCTTATTTCCAGTCCCTTATTCCAAGATAGTGTTACATACTGAATGCAAAAACATAGAAAACACAAACACTATTCCTGTTTTATTGATGTTATATTTGTGCGTGCACTAGAGAAGAAGACTCCTCAGTCTGTCTGAAGCTTCCAGAATGTTCTCTCTGTGACCAAAAGCAGTGACCCTTATATACTCCTTCCCTGCTGGGCCAAATCCACTCCCAGGAACTGTTATTATGTGTGTTTTCTCAAGAATTTCGTTGAACACATCCCATGAATTTGATCCAGGAAAGTGCACCCAAAGATACGGCGCGTTTACGCCTCCGTATGCCTTGAGTCCGAGCGATTCGAACGTCTCCAGCAGTATCTCTGCATTTGACTTGTAGTAATCCACCAGGGACATAACAGCCTGAAAGAGATCTAAGTGTAAGTAGCTGTTCCAACAAAAACTCCTAGTATTGGTGGTCGGAAACTCACCTTGAATCCTTCACTGGATAAGCTTGCTAGGCCACCAGCCTGAGCTATCCTTGAAGCTCCGTTAAAGCATGTGCAGATGATACGATTGAAGTCATTAATAACGGGGAAACCATTGGAATATAGCAACTCCTTAGGCACGACGGTCCAGCCAAGACGAACACCTGTGAATCCGGCTATCTTGGAGAATGATGAAACTTCAATGGCAACCTGGTCACATAGGCATTCAGTTTTAAACAGGTGCTTACGTTGTAAGAATGATTGTTTCCAGCACAACTGTTTACCTTTTTGGCGCCAGGGATTTCATAGATTGACCGAGGACTGCCGTCTGAGATATAAACAGCATAGGCTGAGTCGTAGACGATGATCGATCCGTTCTCTTGAGCTAATTTCACGAGCTGTTCAAGCTGCTCCCAAGACGCCGCATGGCCCGTGGGGTTGTTTGGGGAGCAGAAGAAGATGATGTCCGTTCGCGTGGTTTTTGAGAGGTCAGGGAAGAAATTGTGGTGGTGATCGCATCTCATGTACTCGATATTCTGATACCTTCCTGATCCTTGCTCAACATCGCCTGTCTGCCCGATGATGACGCTTGAATCTATATACGCCTGCATCCACTCATGTTATAAGAAAACacatacattacaaataaaatcgAGTTAAAATCATAAATTCATCCGTGCAGCAGACCGTTGACATATACATGACAAATAAGGTTATCACCGGAAAAATTGAAGAATTGGAAAATAAACTCAACCGAGAATCAACAAGTGAAGAATCGGGTTATCACCGGAAAAATTGGATCTTGAACGGCGATGGACATGTTTGATCCAAAGAGCATCTGTAAGCAAACACAAGAATTGAGTGAAACATTTTAGCTAAGGTTTACGACCCATAAGAGTCAATTTTCTAAAGAACAGATTATATGCATTGTGTTGGTACCTGCAGGCGAGAAATATCACATTGTGCACCATCGGATACAAACACTTCAGCACCTTGTATACCCATGTCTTTGTAAAATGTCTCTGTTATGGCTTCTCTTAGATCCTGCAATTTACTAGACTTTTTGAGTTCTCTTGGAGAAAATGAGCTTAATATAACTTGTATGAAGATAATAGCTCTTAACAAAGCAGTTTATAAACATAAAAGATGCATAGATCTGGTTGAGGTATCATATATATTGTCAAAGGAGAAATTTGTAAGAAGATATAAGTACTAATTAGctagagagaaaaagaaaatgattaTGTATCGATAAAAAATTCCTCACCTTGCTTCCTTGCTCAGCTCCGTAGCCTCTGTAACCTGTACGTGTTGAAAGGCTGTATGCATACTGGAACATAAAATGTTAAGGAAAAAAGGGAGTCACTACTAATAATATAAATGAGCATAATTCAATCCATATTACAGAACTATACATAGCGTGATCtctcattttcatttatattcAGACCTCCTCAATTAATGCCTTAATTGTTATTTTAACAGTATAGCAAAGAAATGACAGACAAGAAACAAGCACTTTACCAATTGATAGTTTAAATATACAGTTGCCAAACATGATAAATGAAGATTTGGTTAGGATGTGAGCAAACTATTCATTTCATTCAGAAGAAGAAGTAACTTCAAACTGAATAGGGATATCAAcaggggcgtagccaggggggctagagccctcccccccccccccaaattttgaaaaaaaaaattataatatctctaaaaatgttgttattattattattatatttgtattttagtaaaaaaatgtctaaaatgtattgaatgcccccaaaattttttttagtaaatgttgaactatattatctatgaaaatgttgttattattattattatagtatttgtattttagtaaaaaaatgtctaaaatgtattgaatgcccccaaaaaactttttagtaaatgttttgaactatattatctatgaaaatgttgttattattattattatatttgtattttagtaaaaaatgtctaaaatgtattgaatgcccccgtAACAgttcaccccccccccccccaaaaaaaaaaaacctggctccgccactggaTATCAAAGTTCTTAATTTCGGAAATATTTGCCTTATTGGAGATTAAATGCAACATAGTTTCTTAACTGAGCATTTCAAATTAGAAAGGTTCATCAGATTCCACTCAGTGCAGCACAGACCCAGAGATCTGTGTTAAGAGATTATTTAACTTACATTACCCATGCTCGAAGCTACAACATCTGGTAATGGCTCAGTAGTGTCGCCAATCCCAAGGCTGATGATTTTTGCATTAGGATACTTTTTAGCATGTTGAGCTTCTCTCTCCGATATCTGCAATGTAGGATGACTTTAGTTTCACAATTCCAAAACCAGTTGCTGAAAGATTTGTGGTTGATCATATCAGAGAGTCGATTATGCAATACAACATGGTCTAACTGTCAAACGATAAAAAACTAAAGGATGACTTTTTATTGTCAATTCTACTTAAGTAAGATGCTTTTGGCCACGTCTGAATATGGTTAAATTCACTATCAATGCTAAAAAGACAAAAAAGAGTAAAGCTGGTGTGCACCAAACATACAAACTACCAACCTCAGGGAATAAATAGTTATACTGAAGCTTCTCCAATGTTGGATTACGAGAAACTTTTGTACAATAAACTGTGGCTGCATGGATAATGTTAAATGCTCAGCAACTACTCtcttaaatattttgagtttaTTTGACAAAGATGCGATGACATACCATTTTCAATATCTTGTGTTGTGATGCTGCAATAAAACAAGATGGGACAATTCATTATTATAGAAGCAATCATAAAGAGTCAATCATTTGTGGGAAAATAAGCTCAATCAAATACATTACCTAGCtctaggagataaaatagtttTGCAAGGCATGAAACTGAAAGCTAAACTCGTATACATGTTTTCTTCTAACTTAGATTATATCCGCACTCTAGGATGTAATGTCAAAGTAGAGTACAGACAAATACAAATAAGCACATTGAGCTAGAGGAGCAAGGGATATTTATACTCGTACAAATAACAATAGAGAGCTTGAGTCACTGTCAGCTTGCATCTAGCATGATGTCAAAGCAGGTTTGTCCATGAACAACTCCTGTTATTTATTGCTCCTTTGATATGTAGAGGTGTGAAATCTAATGTTCACACCATCTTTCACAATCCATGCTATTTAGATGCACAGTTGATGGTCTCTTTTCTTCATAGTAGTTGTTGGATTGTTGTATCCTtgtaatttacaaaaaatagaCTAGGACAGGTGTAACCTTTCTATAGCCTCTACCAGTATTCTTGGCTAAGTTCATTGTTCCGTAGACTAGATATAAGCATGGAAAGAGAAGAACACCAAAAactttcattaattttttttttctctataaaTGTACATCAATATAGCTTAGTTATAATATAcacaatataattatattattttctctTTATATAGCATCAATATTTATGATTAAAAACTTCATCAttcactcttaatttattattattattattattattattattattattattattattattattattattattattattattaattaaaaatatcaagattaaaaataataacaaaatagttatatatatgtgtgtattaatatatagtataatattaTGCTTGAATGATTGGAGTAGGCATTAAAACCACCAAAATAAATATGATCGGATTGAAAGAAATATTAATGCTATGCCAAAAAGATAACTTATAATGAATACATACTGAAAAAGGTTGGGGTTGGACAATTAGATGGTCACTATTAAGCGAACTAAAATTGACTGAAAAAAaactctcaaaaaaaaaaaatgatgtgtGTGGTTTGACAATCATGGCCAATTTCAGACAAACTCGAACATAATACCAATAAATACTGACATAGGATTCCAAGACGATAAAAtaatttgatgaataaatttttGTGGTGATATTCTTGGGCGTGTATATGCTCCTgcaatctatatataatataaaaaatcagTATAACGGTAACTTTTTACcgccaaattttctctctctcattttctctAAATCTAACCAATTTCTCTCACTTCTAACCAACTACCCGTcactcactctttctctctctctctccctcttttttcctttttctttttctttgcaagttttcaatttttgttttgttttctttaatttttttttacatttagaatttttatttttcctaaaatttatacatttaaattaattaaaaaatttaatacgcatatcaaattaaatatcatgacatgagctttaatttaatttataatagtatataaacAAACTTTAAACTAAAAAGAagatattcaaattaatttttttaaaattaatctctttctctctcttattttataaatgaagttagttttcatcttttttgttatttgcataaaatattttatgaaatcatgaaaattatgtacattttattatgcaagactgcaattatttttattactcatttatttcaagtttttattttattttttcactatatTCATGTTTTAAACTTGCATGagtttttcataatttcttTTTGCGTTATACTTATAggttttttttattgttattagtgTAGAGAGATAAGGACCATagtgcatttaattattttcatatgtttTGTCGTATGTTTGGATTGCTTCAATAGATTATTTCGTAttggttatatataaaaatatgaaatttaatgaTATACAATTGAGTTTTACAtgagttttaattataatatattttattaaaacccaaCTTGGTGTAGGAGtttatattggtttattttagaattctttaatctaatagaaaaaaaaaagataaattcatagatttgtaatttatttttcttgtaaaaaaaagtagaattgaacatatgatttatatttatttaatttaacaatattttttttggtaatatatatatttttaaatgcatTAACTTTATAAATTCAATACAGTATTCTCACATTCTTAcgaaaaacataattttcacaATAAGCAATCCATATATAAACTCGGCATGTgaataaattttcatataatatttgaatcaCCTACTTTATGAAGAAtgtgtattaaaatatttttcataaaatttaaggatatttttattaaaatttaccaACCTccttaaattttttaatctGAATACCTCTTAATTTCGATGTCCATCGTGCATCGGCCATCGCACGAATGAGCGTATACTAGTTGTACCAATAATTTGGATAGAAAATAAGTTGTCCTATTTGTGAAAGTGATTTCACCATTAATTGGAACTTTATGCCTTTTCCACTCAAAACAATCTTCGCGAGCTGAGATATTACACAAAGTTTTTATTTTGTGCCACTAGATTTGTGCACGTATATCCTTGTatgatttgaaattaaaatttagataaTTGATTTCATAAAATGTTTATAGGTCATTCAGTGTGATTGCACCCGGGGAATTCAAGCTGAAACACcacaaaaaaggggaaaaaataaaacaaaaaattgagAAGTAATATAACATATTGTTTTAATTATATATCAAAACTAATAGAAAAGTCAGTTCTTACTTTTCAGTATAAGCcttctttttatatatagaagaatttatctttattttatgaGTTTGTAGTATGCATACTAATTGCTTCattaatttgttaaatttatgtaaCTTTTGTCTCATTtctctttcttagttaattttcaatgttgaatttgagttaATCCTCCATTGAAATAAGATTGTGAactattaataaattaaaattagtttattttttatggaAGATGTAACGATTTAAAAAAAGTGTAAAAGTAGttttttttgtgctttcaatgTATTTATTGTTgagtcaataaaaataaaacaattattCATTATAGCAAGTAACTAATAAACCCCTAATTCTAAACTTATTAGAATTCACTTGTGCCCATAAAACGAACCACACGAACTAGccattgtttatttatttttttgcttaGAAATTATACCTTCAAACTccatatttcaacaaattcaATCATCTATATATAGTAATTCCTCAATCCACCACTAATTGCACCATTACTTTAAAGCATTCAGACCTTTAATTTGCACCAAAATAATCTTTATTGGGGATTAATACTATCCCAAATTTTATTAGGTCTTGATCCAAAACAAGTTTCAAATGGAATTCTCTTACAATATTCACATATTTCCGAGAAATGGAGGAAGAAGCAGCAGCTGGATGATGATGGAAATATACAACAAAAACATATACATCACACACAGCTTCCACCATTCTGGTTCTGATTTTTCTTTGCtacaaattaattaacaattaatagcGCTCAAACAAAACCAACAAAATTTTCCTAGGTTTTGACAGTTTGGGAAACTCCATATCTTTCTGGAAAATAAAATGCAGCAGCCAATACACTACAAGAAGATGCTTGTACGTATTATTACAAATAAGTTAGAAGTTTCAATACGAGTATTGATAGGCTTGCTGATGAGAGATGCCCCCATGAAACATAATACTACTTGATTATGATTTATGTGAAttactatatatttattttagaaCTATGTCTATATATGATCATTTTCCGTTCAACAAAAcagactatatatatatatatgttaactgaTTAAATAAATGATTATGTTCAATTCCTTATATATATCAGTACTGTATGTATGATGCATCTATTATGCcattacaaattaattaaaccaCCAACCCCATATATGATTATACTATATTCCTCGAGTATGGACATCTATGCATGCATttaaatacaaaacataacattaattaacattaaataagaaataattaattcGAATAATATTaccaataaaatttgaatttattactttccaaattcattttcatttattaattacCACATTTATCTATTTTCATTTGACTCATTCTTTATATAGAGATTGAATTGATTTCTTATAAATTATGCAATATATGAAATCTTCTTTTGCAATTTTGGttcttttaaaatatcaaaTCGTAGAGTTATCTTTGCATGCTCTCTTTCTTCGAAGCATAGGGTGTAAACAAGTCAACAATATACTTTTATGATGAGAAAATTGATGAAAATGCACGGTGCAATATAAATGTATAGTTCGATCCAAAATTTAAAACTTATATTCAATTATTACCTATATGGAATAATTAGTTTCAcctaattttgttatttaagtGTTAGTTTAGATTGATATACGTACGTTTGTCTAAATTGTTCATATTCAGCAAAAACAATGGGCATATTTTACTTTCTAGGATCGACCAAATCTTGGCCGACCGTGAAgttatattttctttctttctttaatttatactatttttttttttgggatcgTTCTGCATATAAATTACTCCATATAATTTTAATTGGGGTTTTTGGGTCCAAAGTCTTTAATTCAAGCAATTTCCGGAAACTCCTATATACTAAAATAAAAGGAATATGTTGAAGTTTCAAAGTCTAGCAATAACTCTTACATATTATCAAAATagcaaatttatttttttgcattttaaacGTTTTAAATGCATTTAATTAAATGTGACATATTAAACTATAAGTGAAATAACAAAGTAATAAGATTATTTAATGACGAagacttttttttgtttttgttttatgcGTATCTTCGAAAGGTGGGTATTGCATGCGTTTGACGGGAATGGGAACTATATCCAAGAAACTGCATAAAGAGTTAAGAAGAATCTCATGGAATTTTGATAAGGAAaatcacaaacacaaacacatattCCCCCAAAATAATGCAGATCAATAATTTCCAAGAAAATGGCATGTGGCATCCACGAAATTTCCAACCGCATGAGTCATGACTAAAGCATCTGCcctatactccatccgtctcacgaATCGTGAcacatttggtttcggcacgaaaattaaggaattgtagattattGTTTTAAAGTATggaggtaataaagtataaaagtgataaagtaggagagagaatgtaataaataCCCCTAATTTTTGgactaattattaccttatttgaaaatgcgtcaagattcgtgggacgatccaaaaaagaatacgtgtcaagattcgtggaacggagggagtaattttttaggACGAGAGTTTATAATTAATGTCatagtttttcttttattggcacccaaaatttatttaattttgagatagaaaattgaaagaaaaaaaaacgaatATAAAGAAAAAGcgattttaaaaatatagacGAGCAAAACATAAAGGAGCagatagtatatatatattgattgagAAGGAGAAGGGAGGAATTTTAAGAGGGTTATTTTGAAGTTCTGGTGATGGGATTGGGAAATACACTAGGGTAGATACATTAAGCTAATTATGGAGAtcaatgaaattatttttttttacccaAAGGCCAAAACAATGAAGTGTAATTTctctaattcaaaaataaataaagtgtaATTTCTCAACATCATTGATCCATTACGTAAACGTGAACAAGGGTAGATAAAATCCTAACATTACATCAACTAAATTTCGCCAGATATGATTATCTGTCTCATTTTCGGTGTCTCATTCCATATCTCACTCtcaattttatctttttataatttttcttcaattttaatttattactctTCTTCTCCCTTAAAAATATTCATGTTGTTTTGTCATTTTAGTACGTcctacaaaaatatttatttttttaattttagacaTTTTTCGATCACAAAGCTTTTTTTTACCTTACTTTCTCTACTCATAATACATTCAcctaatatttcttaaaactccacatttgaaaaataacatCCTCATAAAACTCGTGCTATCAAAAGTGAATACTTTAAGGAACGATGGAAGTATGTTTTAGCTTAATTTTAAGATATCCATCGATCCAAAATTATGGTGTATAATCTttttaaatatcaatttttagtgataaatattaaatagaatttataataaaataatatttttatttttatttttataataaatagttatagAATTAGAATAGTCCTCCATGCATTGTACGataatagttataataaaaaaaataaaggtatatataactaaataaaaaaataaaatatattaaatgagATTACATATTAATTTAGtgtttattaaaataaattataatatataatagtaTGTTATTATTCTATAATgattat
This window encodes:
- the LOC131018425 gene encoding aminotransferase ALD1, chloroplastic-like — its product is MYTSLAFSFMPCKTILSPRASITTQDIENATVYCTKVSRNPTLEKLQYNYLFPEISEREAQHAKKYPNAKIISLGIGDTTEPLPDVVASSMGNYAYSLSTRTGYRGYGAEQGSKDLREAITETFYKDMGIQGAEVFVSDGAQCDISRLQMLFGSNMSIAVQDPIFPAYIDSSVIIGQTGDVEQGSGRYQNIEYMRCDHHHNFFPDLSKTTRTDIIFFCSPNNPTGHAASWEQLEQLVKLAQENGSIIVYDSAYAVYISDGSPRSIYEIPGAKKVAIEVSSFSKIAGFTGVRLGWTVVPKELLYSNGFPVINDFNRIICTCFNGASRIAQAGGLASLSSEGFKAVMSLVDYYKSNAEILLETFESLGLKAYGGVNAPYLWVHFPGSNSWDVFNEILEKTHIITVPGSGFGPAGKEYIRVTAFGHRENILEASDRLRSLLL